The sequence below is a genomic window from Lolium perenne isolate Kyuss_39 chromosome 7, Kyuss_2.0, whole genome shotgun sequence.
GGCTCCTTCCCGCTGCGCCACTGATGCAGGAATTAGCTGCAGGCTACCAAACGTGCCCATAGTGATTTGGAGAAGGTGTGCGAGACTCGGAATTCATTGCTTTGTGGCTTGTGGCGGCTAGAGGCAAGGGATAAGTGAAGCGGTTGGGATAAGTTAGATTTTCTATTACACTAACATGTAGGGTTTCGGGTACCCGTGTAGTGTTCGTGGGCAGAATTAGATCCCCATACCCACCTCGTTAAACTACCGGGTACCCACCCCACGATCCCACGGGGCGAATTCAGTTCCCATCCCCGGTTCTTAGGCCATGTACAATGGTCTAGACTGTAATAGCACTCCATATCATATATAGACAGTCAGTGTCTACAATGGTCTGTCTGTAGCTATCTATTTTTAGCCATAACTATGTGTGAATATAAGTTATAGACACCCTTCATACAACAATAAAAATATTGTCTGTAAGCCGTCTGTAAGAAGTCTACAAACTGTCTATAACTTTACAGACAACATTCCTCTCTCTcctcattctctttcctccacatcaccaaaatcacCTATAACTATCATTTACAGATAGCTGAgtcatcaccattgtacatgcccttagcgGACAAATGCCCGTGGGTACCCGTCTCCATAGGGAAAATGGCCAGCTTGAATCAAAGTCACATACGCATGTGGTACCGGATGCTCGCAATATGCTTGACGTCAACCATTCAATGGATCGATAGCTTGTGAACCATGAGTGGTATGAGATTTTCGCTATATGCTTCCGGGGCGTCGTCAGCCTCATACCACATTGCCACGTTTACCCACGGTGCTGAAACACTACCGATTGTATCCAGGCTAGCTAGCAATGGAATCGTTGACAAGAGCTCCAACGCCATCCACGGCGCCGTGTCACGTTGTACTACTGGCCTGCCCCGGCGTCGGCCACCTCATACCGCTGGCCGAGCTTGCATCGCGGCTCGTCGAGCACCACGGCTTCGCGGCCACGCTCGTTACTTTCAATGGCCTCCCCGGCCCGGAAGCCAGCATCCCTCTCTCCGTCTCCACGGCCTCGCTCCCCGCCGTCCAGATGGACGATCTCCCCGCCGACGCCCGTCCTCTCACCGTGCTCGTTGAGCTTATTCGCCGCTCCCTCCCCAGCCTCCGCACCCTGCTTCGCTCCATCACCCCGCTCGCCGCGCTGGTGCCAGACTTCTTGTGCTCCGCGGCGCTGCCCCTCGCCGCCGAACTCGGCGTCCCGGGCTATGTCTTCGTCCCCACCAGCCTAACATTGATCTACCTGATGCGCCGCCTGGTGGAGCTCCACGATGGCGCTGCCCCTGGCGAGTACCGCGAGCTCCCGATGCCACTCGAGTTCCCCGGTGGCTTGTCGCTGCCCCTCGCAGACCTTCCGCTGCCGTATCATGACATTAGCAAGTTGGTTTACGCGCACACCTTGAAGGCAGGCCAGGAATACCGCCTTGCTGACGGCTTCTTGTCCAACACCTTCGACGAGATGGAAGCTGCCACCGTGGAATCGTTCAAGCAAGGCGCGTTCCCGCCGGTGTTCCCCGTGGGGCCGTTGGTCCGATCAAACTCCGACGACGAAGCTGGAGGCTCCTGCCCCATGCTCCAGTGGCTGGATCGCCAGCCGACAAGGTCGGTGGTGTACCTCTCCTTCGGAAGCGCTGGAGCGCTGTCTGTTGAGCAGACAGCCGAGCTCGCCGCTGGGCTAGAGGCGAGCAGCTACAGGTTCCTTTGGGTGGTGCGGATGCCAAGCCTGGACGGCTGCTCTTATGCCTATGGGAGCGGCGGCGACGAAGACGACCCATTGGCGTGGCTTCCCGATGGCTTCCTCGAAAGGACCCAGGGCAGGGGCCTCGCCGTGCCGGGGTGGGCGCCTCAGGTGCGCGTGCTGTCTCACCCGGCGACGGCGGTCTTCGTGTCGCACTGCGGGTGGAACTCGGCGCTAGAGAGCGCGGTGTACGGCGTGCCCATGCTCGCGTGGCCGCTGTACGCGGAGCAGAGGATGAACGCCGTTGTGCTGGAAAGGAGACTCGGGGTGGCGCTGCGACCGCGACCGCGAGAGGATGGCAGCGGCGTGGTGGCTCGCGAGGAAGTCGCggccgccgtgaaggagctcaTGGAAGGGGAGAAGGGGCGTGCCGCGCGGCGCCGGGCTGGCAACCTGCAGCAAGCAGGGGCGCGCGCTTGGTCGCCAGAAGGGTCGTCGCGCCGGGCGTTGGAGGGTGTCGCCGCCAAGTGGAAGGCAGCGCTCACCGTGCCCGTGCGTGACGGCACCAAAAATCAAGTTGCCGCAGAAGCGAGCTTGAGAAAATTGTAAGATGGCCAACTAAGCTTTAGCGATTTTGACTTATACAGCGCATAGTTTAGCAGTTGATTCAACACGATCAGTGCACTTGCATCATGCAATTCCAAGATAGAAGATGCGCAGctgcaatttcaagatccaaacgAAATTTCAACATACCTCCTCAACATGAAAATCAGATCCAAAGAGTTATGAATTAATTTGATCAAACCATACTTGCTGTTGTTAGATACTAAGATTAACACCGTAATGGTAAAATAACAATGCCTCACGACTTCCAATGGATTTATATATTGGGTCACTGCCCCTATctgatttcaaaacaaaacaaaatctgACGTATATTTTAGAATCTCCAAGGATGAACTAAACTTCCTGACTAGGAAATATAGCAGATCTCTATTAAACTGCCAAGAAAACCTTGTGCTGATGTTGAAAAAAAGAAAGCACTATAATGTCCCTGTTCTACATGTCTTATGGTCTTTTCTGGTCTGGTGGCTCGATATTCTGCTGACTTGGTTGGTGTTCCATTGAGTCTTCACATTCCTTCAGAAGTCTCTCGGCAGTAGGATCATAAGCCATAGCTAGTCGCAGGTATTTCGCAGCCTCGGAATTACGACCTTCATTCAGTAGTATACTGCAAGCAAACAATCAGCCACTTCAGTAGCAATTAGGGTtctcttccagaagaccaaaacgAAGAGGTGAAAAGAGAAAATAAGTCAATTTCATAGTAAATGGGTGCAAAGATTCTTGCTGTCCTTTTCATTTTAGAGGGCTCATAGCCTCGTACTAGTAAGTACTAAAGCTGACATTAAGTCTTGCCATCCTGTTCCAACATTCTGCAGTCTTTCTCCACACACCATCATATggcatggagagagagagagagacagagacagagacagagagagagagagagagagagagagagagagagagagagagagagagatgcaaCTTCGGTGGTAAACTCTCCTGAGAATAGTCTAGTATTTTCCCCACTACCTTTCTTTCTTCAAATCCAACTTAATCCAAAGAAGGAAGAGATCCTTCAAATCCAACTTAATCCAAAGAAGGAAGAGAGCCGTAACAAGGAAAGTTTCAGCAGCTGATTAATTGTTGGACTCTTTTTTGGGTGTCATGTTCTTGTAGTGGGTCTTCTTTGCGACATTGTGCTCTTGGGTTGTTGGTTCTAGTTGGTTGATGTGTGGGCTTGGCCCTGTTGTTGTAGGTTTcgcccggttttctcctaaaaactgagcactttcttcttaattaatagatgaggcaaagcttttgcctccgtttcaaaaaaaatccaacttaaTCTTCCCAGTTAATACAAATACCCCCTCTAATATGAAATGGTGGAAGCACTAAGTTAGCCATAGATTCACAGGCTAAATTTAATATGTAGTAAAAGCTAAGTTACATAAGTTAGCTACAATAAGGCAACCTGAATCAACCTGGACTTGAACTAAATTACCAAGTTGGCTCCATGAGCTGACAGTATGACACAACATTAAACAATGTGCACTTATGCACGCTCACATGCTTATGTGGCTTCAAGACACATGAAGATgcaatgcaaaatggaaaacaacTGGCAAGGATTCTAGCTTCGCTCTGCTGAATCCAATACTTAGAAGTGTGCAGACTACTTAAAGCTGTCACTCTACAGAAGCCTACGTTGATAAAATGACCTGCAAAGAGGCTGGTTACCTTGCTAGAACAATAAAGCCTTGGAAATAGCATTGCTTGTTCTTCTCTGGCTCCTTGAGTTCCGCTATTCTTTGCAGGAGTTTGATTGCCGTCTCATTATCGCCCTACAATGGGAATTGACGGGTGCTGATATTATTCACTGTTATTTGTAATGGCTTAAAAACGGGTCACAACGGAATATTACTCTACCTGCTGTTGTCGTGAAAGACCGGCACCAAAGTATGCAAGTATAAGAAGAGGATCCTGTTCTTTAATCTACACAACAGGGAGCATTAAATCTTATATCACTCTGTGTTATATTGCCTCAACCCATAATATTCAAAGTACAAAAGAACATCTGAGATTACAACATACCATTGGTATAGCATGGTCATAACAAACTGCGGATTCAGCAAACAACTTATTTTGGAACAACATCTGCCCCATTCCAATCAAACAGTCAAACAGATCTGGGTTTTTCTCTATCGCTGTTCTGTAGGCAAAAAATGGTTCATCAATTTCTACTATTTGCAGATGAAAATGCGTGCCAACTGAAGAAAGCAACCATATATAGATAGGTTATACCAACTTACTTGATAAGTGGAATAGCTTGATCTTGACAGCCAGTTTGCAAATATTGTAATGCTTGCTATAAAAAAAATACAGATATGTGCTTCAGAATCAATGACAAAATAACATCTCAGACATAATTTCTGTAGATTGTGTTCATTCATACTTGAAGAAGCTCCTCAGGTGAACTGGACTCGGATACATTTTCTTCCATTATCGTACTATTCTCAAACATAAACTTTGGAGTCTCGTTATCAGATGATCCCAATTTTGATTGCATGGGAGTACCTCCAAGGGGCCATTGCTGCAAGTTGGTTTACAACAAGAATTCAGCAGAAAAACAGGCATATGCTCAAGAAGAACAAATGCAATAATCTGATCTTTCTGAGATGAAAGTGGATGCGAAATTAGTGAAGTTAGATTGGCATGACTGCAACAGCCAATTGCTATAACATTAAATACTTTCAGAGGGTTTCACCTGCATTGCCTTCTGACCCTCAAGAACAGATTTTGGTGATGCATTACCAGAGTGAGCTCCAATATCAGGCAATCCCAACATCTTGCGGATAACATCATTTCTGAGGGACAATTGCTGCATTTTTATATTTCAAAGATTAGATACAATGCAAAATATGCAATGTGAACATCGGAACAGTAATATAAACATAAAGTCTGCATCATAACTATCTGCACATGCCTAAATCATTGATACTGGAACATCTGTCGGACTAACAAAAAATAGGCACGAAGGAAAGAGAGAATTCGTCTATATGTGACTGATGTTCCTTTTTTCTATATAAGGTGTAAAATTAGTCCATACCAAATATTTTTATTTCCTTTACTACAAAATAATGCAAAAGAACTAGTGGTGGGCCTTATGAGCTTTCCTTGCATTCATCAAGTCCGTACATATATGTAAGCATGGAGTTATAATAACTGGTGCAGGAATATCCAAAGTTGACAAAAAAAAGGCTTTCATTACATAAGTGAATAGCTTCAACTGACCTGAGCTACACTAAATAAACCATTGGTAGTCCAGTAGATCAGGCTTCCCTGCCAATAAGAGGGGTAAATACAATGCATCACTATCATCTGAACAGCGACCTAAATGAAACCAAAAAAA
It includes:
- the LOC127318043 gene encoding hydroquinone glucosyltransferase-like, yielding MESLTRAPTPSTAPCHVVLLACPGVGHLIPLAELASRLVEHHGFAATLVTFNGLPGPEASIPLSVSTASLPAVQMDDLPADARPLTVLVELIRRSLPSLRTLLRSITPLAALVPDFLCSAALPLAAELGVPGYVFVPTSLTLIYLMRRLVELHDGAAPGEYRELPMPLEFPGGLSLPLADLPLPYHDISKLVYAHTLKAGQEYRLADGFLSNTFDEMEAATVESFKQGAFPPVFPVGPLVRSNSDDEAGGSCPMLQWLDRQPTRSVVYLSFGSAGALSVEQTAELAAGLEASSYRFLWVVRMPSLDGCSYAYGSGGDEDDPLAWLPDGFLERTQGRGLAVPGWAPQVRVLSHPATAVFVSHCGWNSALESAVYGVPMLAWPLYAEQRMNAVVLERRLGVALRPRPREDGSGVVAREEVAAAVKELMEGEKGRAARRRAGNLQQAGARAWSPEGSSRRALEGVAAKWKAALTVPVRDGTKNQVAAEASLRKL